One Pleuronectes platessa chromosome 9, fPlePla1.1, whole genome shotgun sequence genomic region harbors:
- the LOC128448758 gene encoding uncharacterized protein LOC128448758: MKRRCVPLRGDHNLLTPDTHALSGVRNCPVIRVRLEGVASHSGHQRDLSSSKSAVGSTRRRPASSTRRLRFEDETETEAESRYQERQQQRRWAGQQGTSVLVSRLNLNLYVSGQAGPPVPVDRGRSLSRPHVNLRTEPIRETYIGPVTPQNKSPCRGGGAERVTNIQMRSRTNEGTPTTDLPINPYAPDQLTTPAFICPSPSSPPLVMSVMTSQSVGLNGSEEEQDLNHDQDTQGRPEGLEPNKELQSVAEPRDQSPCVEVEEGGGIRRMKNSSSSSSSSSSSGTSPEATAERPAPPIQESSRNGRVNQPIRTKLYTSLPEQ, translated from the exons ATGAAGCGTCGCTGTGTTCCTCTGAGAGGAGACCACAACCTGCTGACCCCCGACACACACGCACt GTCGGGGGTCAGGAACTGCCCTGTCATCCGGGTGAGGTTGGAAGGCGTGGCCTCTCACTCAGGACACCAGAGGGACTTGTCCAGCAGTAAATCGGCTGTGGGGTCAACGAGGCGACGCCCAGCGTCTTCAACTCGTCGCCTGAGATTTGAagatgagacagagacagaggcggAGTCTCGTTACCAGGAgagacagcagcagagaagatGGGCGGGGCAGCAGGGGACAAGTGTCTTGGTCTCCagactgaacctgaacctgtACGTCAGTGGTCAGGCGGGGCCACCTGTACCTGTTgacagggggcggagcctgtccCGGCCCCATGTCAACCTGAGGactgagccaatcagagagacCTACATTGGCCCTGTCACACCTCAGAACAAATCCCCCTGCAGAGGGGGCGGGGCTGAGCGTGTCACCAACATTCAGATGAGGAGTAGAACCAATGAGGGCACACCTACCACAGACCTGCCAATCAACCCTTATGCTCCTGACCAACTGACCACGCCTGCCTTCATATGTCCCTccccgtcctctcctcctcttgtgaTGTCAGTGATGACGTCACAGAGTGTCGGGCTCAATGGTTCAGAGGAAGAACAGGATCTGAACCACGACCAGGATACTCAGGGGAGACCTGAAGGACTTGAGCCCAACAAAGAGCTCCAATCTGTGGCAGAGCCGAGAGACCAGAGTCCctgtgtggaggtggaggagggaggagggatcaGAAGGATGAagaactcttcttcttcctcttcttcttcctcttcttcagggACAAGCCCAGAAGCAACAG CTGAGAGACCAGCCCCACCCATCCAAGAGAGCAGCAGGAATGGACGGGTCAACCAGCCAATAAGAACAAAGCTCTACACTTCACTTCCTGAACAGTGA
- the stx6 gene encoding syntaxin-6 produces MSMEDPFFVVKGEVQKAVNAAQSLHHRWSELLQEGDGASKEEMDWTTNELRNSLRSIEWDLEDLDETISIVESNPKKFNLDAGELSKRKAFITSTRNTVKEMKEQLSSQAAASVDRKKTQALLAERGARGPMWKPGPDKYIRLDHQLQNTNTQFIEEQQGQQQLISEQQDEQLELVSGTIGVLKNMSERIGMELDEQSVMLDDFGHEMDSTHSRLDNVMKKLAKVSHMTSDRRQWCAIGVLLAILFVVLLLFFIL; encoded by the exons GGAGGTACAGAAGGCAGTGAACGCAGCGCAGAGCCTCCATCACAGGTGGagcgagctgctgcaggagggggATGGAGCCTCCAAAGAGGAAATGGACTGGACGACCAATGAGCTGAGGAACAGTCTGCGCTCCATCGAATGGGACCTGGAGGACCTGGACGAAACCATCA GTATCGTTGAGTCAAATCCTAAGAAGTTCAACCTAGACGCTGGTGAGCTGTCGAAAAGAAAAGCCTTCATCACCAGCACCAGGAACACAGTGAAG GAAATGAAAGAACAGCTGTCGAGTCAAGCTGCTGCATCCGtggacagaaagaaaacacag GCCCTTCTCGCTGAGCGTGGTGCTCGAGGTCCAATGTGGAAGCCTGGTCCTGATAAATACATCCGACTGGATCATCAGCTTCAGAACACCAACACTCAGTTTATCGAGGAGCAGCAGGGGCAGCAGCAG ctgatctctgagcagcaggACGAACAGTTGGAACTCGTGTCAGGAACGATCGGAGTCTTGAAGAACATGTCAGAGCGAATTGGGATGGAGCTGGACGAGCAATCTGT GATGTTGGACGACTTCGGTCACGAGATGGACAGCACTCATTCCAGACTGGACAACGTCATGAAGAAATTGGCCAAAGTGTCTCACATGACCAGTG ATCGTCGTCAGTGGTGTGCTATCGGAGTGTTGCTCGCCATCCTCtttgtcgtcctcctcctcttcttcatcctctga